A stretch of Flavobacteriales bacterium DNA encodes these proteins:
- a CDS encoding STAS/SEC14 domain-containing protein, which produces MARAPFAPRSIDTRCATMALTAPGFIEQRFRGDVTIDRAGFEENRLARHELGGESPYVMLSFLPEGMDFDLAVTSTDHFKPERGSTGLRALAVVVGDGMGEAIAKLYFSYFPPEFPARVFHDEQQARDWLNEAQAGLSAKAV; this is translated from the coding sequence ATGGCTCGTGCACCGTTCGCCCCACGCAGCATTGATACACGTTGCGCCACCATGGCGCTGACGGCGCCTGGCTTCATCGAACAGCGTTTCCGCGGCGACGTGACGATTGACCGCGCCGGATTCGAGGAGAACAGGTTGGCGCGTCATGAATTGGGCGGAGAATCGCCCTATGTGATGCTGAGCTTCCTGCCCGAGGGCATGGACTTCGACCTGGCCGTGACCAGCACCGACCACTTCAAGCCGGAGCGCGGGAGCACCGGATTGCGTGCGCTGGCCGTTGTGGTGGGCGACGGAATGGGCGAGGCCATAGCGAAGCTCTACTTCAGCTATTTCCCGCCTGAGTTCCCCGCACGCGTGTTCCACGATGAGCAGCAGGCGCGCGATTGGCTCAACGAGGCGCAGGCCGGTCTTTCGGCTAAGGCCGTATGA
- a CDS encoding T9SS type A sorting domain-containing protein yields the protein MMNRYALVAPILFLAQDLSAQYCSPTFANGCFSWRTLEVQAGSINWAPGADDCSLSDYSTVSTSVDAGAMLPMRVLNGTWCGCAVWVDWDQSNSFEDNENMYFIYVGGSPSYEYQFGITIPLATATGAYRMRIISAWGSDGFQTSNGNGYGPCGAFQYGDFKDFTLNVNGVLSVTEEADEAFAIAPNPSMGFTTITGLPTTGTIEVIDARGAVVEQAVVRQGRAQFDAQGWSRGVYTVRMSGARFSRRFVVE from the coding sequence ATGATGAACCGTTACGCGCTCGTCGCCCCGATCCTTTTCCTGGCCCAGGATCTCAGCGCCCAATACTGCAGCCCCACCTTCGCCAATGGGTGCTTCAGTTGGCGAACCCTTGAAGTGCAGGCCGGGAGCATCAACTGGGCGCCCGGTGCCGATGACTGCTCCTTGTCCGACTACTCGACGGTGAGCACCTCCGTGGATGCGGGTGCCATGCTGCCCATGCGCGTATTGAACGGCACTTGGTGCGGTTGCGCGGTCTGGGTGGATTGGGACCAGAGCAACAGCTTCGAGGACAACGAGAACATGTACTTCATCTACGTGGGCGGTTCGCCGAGCTATGAATACCAGTTCGGTATCACCATTCCGTTGGCCACCGCGACTGGGGCTTACCGGATGCGCATCATCTCGGCTTGGGGCAGCGATGGCTTCCAGACGAGCAACGGGAACGGCTACGGTCCTTGCGGGGCCTTTCAGTACGGCGACTTCAAGGATTTCACGCTCAACGTGAATGGCGTGCTGAGCGTCACGGAGGAAGCGGACGAAGCGTTCGCCATCGCACCGAATCCTTCCATGGGCTTCACCACGATCACGGGCCTGCCAACAACCGGCACCATTGAGGTGATCGATGCGCGTGGGGCCGTGGTGGAGCAAGCCGTTGTGCGCCAGGGCCGCGCGCAATTCGATGCGCAAGGCTGGTCACGCGGCGTGTACACGGTGCGCATGTCCGGCGCCCGGTTCTCTCGCCGCTTCGTGGTGGAATAG
- a CDS encoding zinc-binding dehydrogenase has product MRAWTLIAHGDPKRAFALREHPDPQPKAGQVLIGCEGFGLNYADVMAARGLYREAPPLPSIIGYEAVGRVLAAGQEAPQDLIGKRVVAMTRFGGYAEMAVTDHRACAVIPEELAIGEAAALATQGATAWYAARVLCPLQAGERVLVHSAAGGVGHLIVQLAAKAGCEVFAIVGGTAKREFALSLGAAHAIDRRTGDYSAQLRTLLGKRRLDASFNAVAGTSFRKDMQLLGSGGRLVLFGGAERGGLGAFGTIRFVWSMGAMLPIFLMMKSKSILGVNMLKLGDNRPDLMAQCFREAVAAQAAGLLSPHVHGVMPAERLPEAHALLASGATMGKVALAW; this is encoded by the coding sequence ATGAGAGCATGGACCCTCATCGCCCATGGCGATCCGAAACGCGCCTTCGCCCTGCGCGAGCACCCCGATCCGCAGCCCAAGGCAGGCCAAGTGCTCATCGGCTGCGAAGGCTTCGGCCTCAACTACGCCGATGTGATGGCCGCGCGCGGGCTCTATCGTGAGGCGCCTCCGTTGCCGAGCATCATCGGCTACGAAGCGGTGGGCCGTGTACTTGCAGCAGGCCAAGAGGCTCCGCAGGACCTCATCGGCAAGCGCGTGGTGGCCATGACGCGCTTCGGCGGTTATGCAGAGATGGCCGTCACGGACCATCGTGCATGCGCTGTCATCCCGGAGGAACTCGCCATCGGCGAAGCGGCGGCGCTGGCCACGCAAGGCGCAACGGCTTGGTACGCCGCACGAGTGCTCTGCCCGCTTCAAGCCGGAGAGCGCGTGCTGGTGCATAGCGCGGCGGGCGGGGTAGGGCACTTGATCGTGCAGCTCGCGGCAAAGGCCGGATGCGAGGTCTTCGCGATCGTGGGCGGCACAGCCAAACGGGAATTCGCGCTCAGCTTGGGCGCAGCCCATGCCATCGACCGGCGCACCGGCGATTACAGCGCACAGCTGCGAACGCTGCTTGGCAAACGCCGATTGGATGCCAGCTTCAACGCGGTGGCTGGCACCAGCTTCAGGAAGGACATGCAATTGCTCGGCAGCGGCGGGCGCCTGGTGCTCTTCGGCGGAGCGGAGCGCGGTGGCCTGGGCGCATTCGGCACGATCCGCTTCGTCTGGAGCATGGGTGCCATGCTGCCCATCTTCCTCATGATGAAGAGCAAGAGCATACTCGGCGTGAACATGCTGAAGTTGGGCGACAACCGACCCGACCTGATGGCGCAATGCTTCCGCGAAGCGGTGGCCGCTCAGGCTGCAGGACTGCTCTCACCGCATGTGCACGGAGTGATGCCTGCCGAGCGGCTGCCTGAGGCGCATGCGCTGCTGGCCAGCGGGGCCACCATGGGCAAGGTGGCGCTCGCGTGGTAA